In Candidatus Cohnella colombiensis, one DNA window encodes the following:
- the flgK gene encoding flagellar hook-associated protein FlgK has translation MRSTFHSIETARRSLVTQQVALQTTGHNVANANTAGYSRQRVNMTASIPLEAMGMQRSMTPGQLGTGVEFSSIMRIRESFLDAQYRNESQSNGSWSIQLDSLQKLETIINEPSDTGIRSILDKFWNSWQDLSENPESITARKLVRETAIALTDAFNQAGNQLDALTADLTENINVKVTQMNTLSSTITSLNAQIRRTEAFGDNANDLRDQRDLLVDQLSKIANISVQETSNGYQIRMGSQVLVDGDNQTDVTVSGLEGSFGGDLTGGEVYGMIRSRDHFVADYKNQLNTLINGIAYGEIEITLPAGAVLPEGTTLNGVTYNDPNRTLTSNLTVTVKGLNGLHQLGYTNQNPLQSGGDFFTSSNGGPLTLNNIKVSNEILADANNIGSSMRTHMDGTTEKSVVGNKDLAMLIAQMNNTKINFASVSSTTSTSLGTANDFFRSFVGQLGVQTEEAQRQANNSDIVVGQIDSRRQSVSGVSLDEEMADMIKFQHAYNAAARFMTAIDETLDKIINGMGVVGR, from the coding sequence TTGAGATCAACATTTCACTCGATAGAAACGGCTAGAAGAAGCCTTGTCACGCAGCAGGTAGCGTTACAGACGACAGGCCACAATGTAGCGAATGCGAATACAGCGGGTTATTCACGTCAGCGAGTGAATATGACGGCTTCTATACCATTGGAAGCAATGGGGATGCAACGTTCAATGACACCGGGTCAGCTCGGAACGGGTGTGGAATTCAGCTCGATTATGCGTATTCGCGAGTCATTCCTTGATGCACAATATCGCAATGAAAGCCAGAGTAACGGAAGCTGGTCGATACAGCTCGACTCTTTGCAGAAGCTAGAGACGATTATTAATGAACCATCGGATACAGGGATTCGTTCGATTCTAGATAAGTTTTGGAATTCGTGGCAGGATCTTTCCGAGAATCCAGAGAGCATTACAGCACGCAAGCTTGTCCGCGAGACAGCGATTGCATTGACTGATGCTTTCAATCAAGCGGGTAACCAGCTTGATGCACTTACTGCTGACCTTACAGAGAATATTAATGTGAAGGTTACGCAGATGAACACATTGTCCTCCACGATCACAAGTCTGAATGCTCAAATCAGACGAACGGAAGCGTTTGGAGATAATGCGAATGACTTGCGCGATCAACGCGATCTATTGGTCGATCAGCTATCGAAGATTGCGAATATTTCTGTACAAGAGACGTCTAACGGCTATCAAATTCGGATGGGTTCGCAGGTACTTGTCGACGGAGACAATCAGACAGATGTTACCGTATCGGGGTTAGAAGGTAGCTTCGGCGGTGATCTTACTGGTGGCGAAGTTTACGGTATGATTAGATCCCGCGACCATTTTGTAGCGGACTATAAGAATCAGCTTAATACGTTAATTAATGGGATCGCCTATGGCGAGATTGAAATTACGTTGCCTGCTGGTGCTGTTCTGCCTGAAGGTACAACCTTGAATGGGGTAACCTACAACGATCCGAACAGAACGCTAACAAGCAATTTGACGGTGACGGTCAAAGGATTGAATGGACTTCACCAACTCGGATATACGAACCAGAATCCGTTGCAATCCGGAGGGGATTTCTTTACTTCCTCTAATGGCGGACCACTTACGCTTAATAATATTAAGGTGAGTAATGAAATTCTCGCAGATGCGAACAATATCGGCTCATCCATGCGTACGCATATGGATGGAACGACAGAGAAGAGTGTTGTTGGGAACAAAGATTTAGCGATGTTAATCGCTCAGATGAATAACACGAAGATTAACTTCGCTTCTGTTAGTTCTACAACAAGTACTAGCTTGGGAACAGCGAATGACTTCTTCCGTTCCTTCGTCGGCCAGTTAGGCGTTCAAACAGAAGAAGCACAAAGACAAGCGAACAATTCAGATATTGTTGTAGGGCAGATTGATTCGCGTCGGCAATCCGTCAGTGGTGTGTCATTAGATGAAGAAATGGCAGATATGATTAAATTTCAACACGCTTACAATGCCGCAGCTCGCTTTATGACAGCGATTGATGAGACATTGGACAAAATCATTAACGGTATGGGTGTTGTAGGTAGATAA